A single genomic interval of Peribacillus sp. FSL H8-0477 harbors:
- a CDS encoding peptidylprolyl isomerase, which translates to MTNFPQLTTEVLGNEKAVIMETTAGSIKIKFFPELAPKTVENFLTHAENGYYDGIIFHRVIKDFMIQGGDPDGTGMGGESIWGSTFEDEFSMQLFNLRGALSMANSGPATNGSQFFIVQAQHVDSRMGDQMKQAGYPEEIITAYMENGGTPWLDHKHTVFGQVVEGLDIVDAIANAKTTHGDKPAEDIVIQSITLV; encoded by the coding sequence ATGACAAACTTTCCACAATTAACAACAGAAGTACTTGGAAATGAAAAAGCAGTAATTATGGAAACGACTGCAGGTTCAATTAAAATTAAGTTTTTCCCTGAATTAGCTCCTAAGACAGTTGAAAACTTTTTAACACATGCAGAAAATGGTTATTATGATGGAATTATTTTTCACCGTGTAATCAAAGACTTCATGATTCAAGGCGGCGATCCAGATGGAACAGGAATGGGCGGCGAGAGTATTTGGGGTTCTACTTTCGAAGATGAGTTTTCCATGCAGCTATTCAATCTGCGCGGAGCACTTTCAATGGCCAATTCAGGACCTGCAACAAATGGAAGTCAATTCTTTATCGTGCAAGCACAGCATGTTGACAGCAGAATGGGCGATCAGATGAAACAAGCTGGGTACCCAGAAGAAATTATCACAGCGTATATGGAAAATGGCGGTACACCTTGGCTTGATCACAAACATACTGTTTTTGGACAAGTAGTAGAAGGTCTTGATATCGTAGATGCAATTGCAAACGCAAAAACAACACACGGTGACAAACCAGCTGAAGATATCGTGATTCAATCGATTACATTAGTTTAA
- a CDS encoding kinase-associated lipoprotein B: MTEKSFVNGEIVTAIYKTGKYIGEITDERANAYLVRVLAVVNHPTQGDLHNPKQTDVSLFHQRRALAYREQTNVPKNMVRPYDETVIPDYQSSLKAALEKQKQKLNEGGREWDQKSLEMIAELEADYFK, translated from the coding sequence ATGACAGAAAAATCATTTGTAAACGGTGAAATTGTTACCGCAATTTATAAAACGGGGAAATATATTGGGGAAATTACGGATGAACGGGCCAACGCTTACCTTGTACGGGTACTAGCAGTCGTCAATCATCCGACACAAGGGGATTTACACAATCCTAAACAAACCGATGTCTCTCTATTTCACCAGCGACGTGCATTAGCCTATCGTGAACAAACGAATGTCCCAAAAAACATGGTACGTCCTTACGACGAGACTGTGATCCCCGACTATCAAAGCTCATTAAAGGCTGCTTTAGAAAAACAGAAACAGAAATTGAATGAGGGCGGCAGGGAATGGGACCAAAAAAGCTTAGAAATGATTGCGGAACTTGAAGCTGATTATTTCAAATAA
- the kapD gene encoding 3'-5' exonuclease KapD, protein MEEQQYLFIDFEFTMPEGKANPIGFYPEIIEVGFAAVKNGHITGEFSSFVTPTRFNKLTDRCKKFLHINQSQTDLGMPFAELVSLLKSYDEKLPTTVVTWGNMDMKVLRNNCQKAGLDFPFTGKQVDLSLEYKRFFGDQNQTGLWKAVQAYGKEGTGKHHRALDDALTTYNIFKLVEKDKSYMKNHQPTTIGDRIDLSKVLDQLVL, encoded by the coding sequence ATGGAAGAGCAGCAGTATCTATTTATTGATTTTGAATTTACCATGCCGGAAGGGAAAGCAAATCCAATTGGATTTTATCCAGAAATTATTGAAGTAGGGTTTGCGGCGGTGAAGAACGGCCACATTACGGGTGAATTTTCGTCATTTGTTACACCAACGAGATTTAATAAGCTGACCGATCGGTGTAAAAAGTTCCTGCATATCAATCAAAGTCAAACCGATTTAGGTATGCCATTTGCTGAACTGGTATCACTGTTAAAAAGCTATGATGAAAAGCTTCCTACAACGGTGGTAACATGGGGAAATATGGATATGAAAGTATTGCGTAACAATTGTCAAAAAGCAGGACTCGACTTTCCGTTTACAGGTAAACAAGTAGATCTTTCATTGGAATATAAAAGATTTTTTGGAGATCAAAATCAGACAGGTCTTTGGAAGGCCGTACAAGCATATGGAAAAGAAGGAACAGGTAAACACCATCGTGCACTAGACGATGCATTGACGACTTACAATATCTTTAAATTAGTGGAAAAAGATAAAAGCTATATGAAAAACCACCAGCCCACTACTATCGGCGATAGAATTGACTTATCGAAGGTATTAGATCAACTCGTATTATAA
- a CDS encoding transglycosylase domain-containing protein, producing MRTFLGYVLIFMFVPLFCWMFFLSYSEWSSSLSLNQVLDKKIPMKTIPLAETSWIKDKNGSVIASISNQQHRISLADSEIPTFLKEVFIIAEDRSFYDHTGFDAAAIGRAIMVNAASDSIEQGGSTITQQLARNSFLSSEKTYNRKLAELLHAYQLERKYSKPEILDSYINAIYFHNGMYGIEAAANFYFSQSTDKLTNAQLAFLAAIPNNPNAYNPLKHYDETKRRQERLIKQLSEAGKLTKSETSKLIEENITLNINQKAKESYPDYTDYVTHEFKSLIARGDGLEANLASKDSSIRKAAQMKLANKVETLLESGITIETALDPAIQKVSKESVQQTLNGTDIEASAVVIEHHTQKLVSLIGGKNYIKNSFNRSYQSYRQPGSAMKPLLVYAPYFEETNAPITQLISGASYCKNGYCPRNAGGGSYGSITLKQAFSRSYNTPAIRLFEKTGINTSFSYLKPFRFQKITTDDYTLPAAVGGFSYGVSTLELTRAFTSFANGTYKPAHAIVRVRNKQGKTLYQWDDKTKTIWSDQTVKKMRNLLHEVTINGTGRKAYIERGYIGGKTGTTNDVKDLWFVGLTNDYTTGIWIGKDQPSSMNAQQLAAPHLTIWKTINLSIPSL from the coding sequence ATGCGTACGTTTCTTGGTTATGTCTTAATTTTTATGTTTGTCCCACTTTTCTGCTGGATGTTTTTTCTTTCCTATTCAGAATGGTCATCAAGCCTTAGCCTAAATCAAGTGCTTGATAAAAAGATTCCTATGAAAACCATTCCACTAGCTGAAACAAGTTGGATAAAAGATAAAAACGGCAGTGTAATCGCGTCAATCTCCAATCAACAACATAGGATTTCACTCGCTGATTCAGAAATACCAACGTTTTTAAAAGAAGTATTCATCATCGCTGAGGATCGTAGTTTTTATGATCATACAGGTTTTGATGCAGCAGCGATTGGCCGTGCAATAATGGTTAATGCAGCCAGTGATTCGATTGAACAAGGCGGCAGTACCATTACTCAGCAGCTAGCAAGAAATAGTTTCTTATCTTCTGAAAAAACGTATAATCGTAAGCTGGCGGAACTGCTTCATGCCTACCAGTTGGAACGGAAATACAGCAAACCGGAAATTCTTGATTCCTATATTAATGCCATTTATTTTCATAACGGCATGTATGGGATTGAAGCAGCAGCTAATTTTTATTTTAGCCAATCTACTGACAAATTGACCAACGCACAACTTGCTTTTCTTGCAGCGATCCCGAATAACCCAAACGCTTATAATCCACTAAAGCATTACGATGAAACAAAGCGCAGACAAGAACGTTTAATTAAACAGCTTAGTGAGGCTGGGAAACTGACAAAAAGTGAAACGAGTAAACTGATAGAAGAGAACATCACCTTGAATATCAACCAAAAAGCGAAGGAATCATACCCGGACTATACAGATTACGTAACCCATGAATTCAAAAGTCTCATCGCTCGGGGTGATGGCTTGGAAGCGAATCTTGCCAGTAAAGATTCCTCTATAAGAAAGGCAGCACAAATGAAGTTAGCTAATAAAGTAGAAACCTTACTTGAATCGGGTATAACCATCGAGACTGCGTTAGACCCTGCTATCCAGAAAGTCTCAAAAGAATCCGTGCAGCAAACGCTTAACGGAACCGATATCGAGGCATCAGCAGTGGTTATAGAACATCATACGCAAAAGCTTGTCTCTTTGATTGGGGGAAAGAATTATATCAAAAATTCTTTTAACCGTTCGTATCAAAGCTATCGTCAGCCAGGATCCGCAATGAAACCATTACTAGTTTACGCGCCTTATTTCGAGGAGACGAATGCACCAATTACTCAATTAATTAGTGGAGCATCTTATTGTAAAAATGGATACTGTCCCCGTAATGCCGGTGGAGGCAGTTATGGCTCTATTACCTTAAAGCAAGCATTTTCCCGTTCCTATAATACGCCAGCTATTCGATTATTTGAAAAGACAGGAATCAATACATCCTTTTCGTATCTAAAACCCTTTCGTTTCCAAAAAATCACCACTGATGATTATACTTTGCCCGCAGCAGTCGGGGGATTTTCGTATGGTGTCAGTACGCTGGAACTCACCCGGGCTTTTACCTCATTCGCAAACGGGACATATAAACCGGCACACGCTATTGTAAGAGTTCGTAATAAACAAGGAAAAACTCTCTACCAATGGGACGATAAAACAAAAACCATATGGAGCGATCAAACCGTTAAAAAAATGAGAAATCTTCTTCATGAAGTAACCATAAATGGAACTGGGCGGAAAGCGTATATTGAGCGTGGTTATATTGGGGGGAAAACCGGTACGACAAATGATGTTAAGGACCTCTGGTTTGTTGGACTGACGAACGACTATACCACAGGTATTTGGATAGGGAAAGATCAGCCGTCAAGCATGAATGCTCAACAGCTCGCTGCTCCTCATCTAACTATCTGGAAGACTATTAACCTCTCCATTCCAAGCTTATAA
- a CDS encoding DUF5366 family protein — MKNTYLLGYFPLISIILFSLSFAVYGELHTLNLLKQIGIYQGMLAFFSVTGIKLTLLFGLFLIVFMMFAALKLIADTAIEISLLFFSKESDGESLRSIRACAVIYLIGGAASIISIQSILGILAIFLTTTFVAFIYFVYKISPALSGAGLIGIIVFHVFGWSAMLSTILYCGIKLYNSVIASMPL, encoded by the coding sequence ATGAAAAATACCTATTTACTAGGTTATTTTCCGCTAATTTCAATTATATTATTCAGTCTATCCTTTGCAGTATATGGTGAATTACATACCCTGAATTTGTTAAAACAGATTGGTATTTATCAAGGAATGCTGGCGTTTTTTTCGGTTACTGGTATTAAATTAACTCTTTTGTTTGGATTGTTTTTGATTGTCTTTATGATGTTCGCCGCGTTAAAACTAATCGCTGATACAGCCATTGAGATTTCCTTATTGTTTTTTTCCAAAGAATCAGACGGGGAAAGTTTAAGAAGTATTCGAGCTTGTGCTGTGATTTATTTGATTGGAGGAGCTGCTTCTATCATAAGTATTCAATCCATTTTAGGGATTTTAGCTATATTTCTTACAACCACATTCGTTGCTTTCATTTATTTTGTATACAAAATCAGCCCTGCACTCAGTGGAGCGGGGCTGATTGGAATCATTGTTTTTCACGTTTTTGGTTGGTCAGCTATGCTGAGTACCATTTTATACTGTGGGATCAAGCTCTATAACAGTGTCATAGCAAGCATGCCTTTATAA
- a CDS encoding Na+/H+ antiporter subunit A, with product MSLLHWAVSAPFLAALLVPFLYKLVRRIHTGWFVLFLPIILFTYFFTLIETTRNGSTVIESIPWIPSLHINVSLYVDGLSLLFALLITGIGALVILYSIFYLSNKKESLHNFYVYLLLFMGAMLGVVLSDNLIVLYTFWELTSLSSFLLIGYWHHRERSRYGAQKSLLITVFGGLSMLGGFVLLSYIGSTFSIRELIIESRQLFDQPLFIPAMLLILIGAFSKSAQFPFHIWLPDAMEAPTPVSAYLHSATMVKAGIYLVARLSPVFAFSGTWLWLVSIFGIITLLWGSFFAVKQTDLKGILAYSTISQLGLIMSLLGVGAAALHYEQLDNNLYLAATVAAVFHLINHATFKGSLFMVAGIVDHETGTRDIRKLGGLMQVMPITFTVAVIGTFSMAGIPPFNGFLSKEMFLASMVHVFELDIFNFTTWGALFPVIAWIASVFTFIYSMIILFKTFTGKFQSEKLPKQPHEAPIGMLISPIILASLVIVFGLFPNLLSASIIAPATAAIQPTLTNDLHVHIGFWHGFKPEFWMTVGIIVIGTILFITLKRWRRIYSIIPEHISLNNLYDHTLNLIEVISLKLTKFFMTGYIRNYLIYIFIFFIAALLSTLFQKNAFTFNLDHAAPIGVYEVILAVIIASVSIVILFAKSRLTSIILLGAVGYTVSLFFVLFRAPDLALTQLIIETISVALFLLCFYRLPKLGNRKEERMAFRWNNALISIGVGITVTLIAIAAFSSPKPFSPISSYYVENAYKEAGGKNIVNVILVDFRGLDTMFEITVLGIAAFGIFGMIKLRTGRKSE from the coding sequence ATGTCGTTGCTTCACTGGGCCGTATCAGCGCCGTTTTTGGCAGCGCTGCTGGTCCCTTTTCTTTATAAGCTTGTCCGGCGAATTCATACAGGCTGGTTTGTACTTTTTCTACCAATCATTCTTTTTACATACTTTTTCACACTGATTGAAACGACACGAAATGGTTCAACAGTTATCGAAAGTATTCCATGGATTCCTTCTCTACATATCAATGTATCCCTATATGTGGATGGATTAAGTTTATTATTCGCATTATTAATAACGGGTATTGGTGCTCTAGTTATTCTCTACTCAATTTTTTACTTATCAAATAAAAAGGAATCTCTGCATAACTTTTATGTATATTTACTTTTATTTATGGGTGCCATGCTAGGTGTCGTTCTATCTGATAACTTAATCGTTCTCTACACATTCTGGGAACTAACCAGCTTGTCATCCTTCCTGCTGATCGGCTATTGGCATCATCGTGAGCGCTCTCGCTATGGTGCACAAAAGTCATTGTTGATTACGGTTTTCGGTGGACTTTCCATGCTCGGCGGTTTTGTCCTCCTATCCTATATCGGCAGCACCTTCAGTATTCGTGAGCTAATTATTGAAAGCCGGCAACTGTTTGATCAGCCTTTATTCATCCCTGCTATGCTGCTGATTTTGATCGGCGCGTTCTCGAAATCCGCGCAATTTCCGTTTCATATCTGGCTCCCTGATGCAATGGAGGCTCCGACACCGGTTAGTGCTTACTTGCATTCAGCTACAATGGTAAAAGCAGGTATATACTTGGTTGCTCGTCTATCACCTGTCTTTGCTTTTTCTGGAACTTGGCTCTGGCTGGTTTCTATCTTTGGAATCATCACTCTTTTATGGGGTTCATTCTTTGCGGTAAAACAAACCGACTTAAAGGGCATATTAGCCTATTCAACGATCAGTCAGCTTGGCCTAATCATGTCATTATTAGGAGTTGGTGCAGCTGCCCTTCATTATGAACAACTAGATAACAATCTCTATCTTGCCGCTACTGTTGCAGCCGTTTTTCATTTGATTAACCATGCCACCTTTAAAGGCAGCCTGTTTATGGTTGCTGGGATCGTCGATCATGAAACAGGTACACGTGATATCCGTAAGCTCGGCGGTTTAATGCAGGTCATGCCGATTACCTTTACGGTTGCCGTTATAGGTACATTTTCTATGGCAGGAATACCGCCCTTCAATGGCTTTTTAAGCAAGGAAATGTTCCTAGCAAGCATGGTCCATGTCTTTGAATTAGATATATTTAACTTCACTACTTGGGGAGCTCTTTTCCCTGTAATAGCTTGGATAGCAAGTGTCTTCACCTTTATTTACAGTATGATTATTTTATTTAAAACCTTTACAGGAAAATTTCAGTCGGAAAAGCTTCCTAAACAGCCGCATGAAGCACCAATTGGGATGCTCATTTCCCCAATAATCTTGGCATCGCTGGTTATTGTATTTGGCTTATTTCCGAATCTGTTGTCAGCTTCCATTATTGCACCAGCAACAGCTGCCATTCAGCCAACGCTGACAAATGACCTTCATGTTCATATTGGATTTTGGCATGGATTTAAACCAGAGTTCTGGATGACCGTTGGAATCATCGTAATTGGGACTATTCTTTTTATAACCTTAAAAAGATGGAGGAGAATTTACTCCATCATTCCCGAGCATATTTCACTTAATAATCTCTATGACCACACTTTAAACTTGATTGAAGTAATCTCATTGAAACTCACAAAGTTCTTTATGACTGGGTACATTCGCAACTACTTAATATATATTTTCATATTTTTTATTGCGGCCCTTTTAAGCACCCTTTTTCAAAAAAATGCTTTCACATTCAATTTAGATCATGCTGCACCAATCGGAGTATATGAGGTTATTTTAGCGGTCATCATAGCCAGTGTGTCTATTGTTATTTTATTTGCTAAATCACGGCTGACCTCCATTATCTTGCTTGGTGCCGTCGGCTATACCGTTTCACTCTTTTTTGTTTTATTCAGAGCACCTGACCTTGCCTTAACTCAGCTGATTATTGAAACCATTTCAGTCGCATTATTCCTGTTATGTTTTTACCGGCTTCCGAAGCTTGGCAATCGAAAAGAAGAACGAATGGCCTTTAGATGGAATAATGCATTAATTTCTATCGGAGTGGGTATCACCGTGACACTCATTGCGATCGCAGCGTTTAGCAGCCCTAAACCGTTTTCTCCTATTTCGAGCTACTATGTCGAAAATGCCTATAAAGAGGCAGGGGGAAAAAACATTGTCAATGTCATTTTAGTTGACTTCCGCGGGCTGGATACCATGTTCGAAATTACAGTCCTTGGAATTGCAGCATTCGGCATCTTCGGAATGATCAAACTTAGGACAGGGAGGAAGTCAGAATGA
- a CDS encoding Na(+)/H(+) antiporter subunit B codes for MKTNDLILQTVTKVAAFVIILFSLSIFLGGHYSPGGGFVGGLMTSSAIILLLLAYDLKTVAGILPVDYKLFIASGLLLSALTASGALLFGVPLMTHVYTYVNLPLLGHISLHTAVLFDLGVYLVVVGVTMTIIQTIGESE; via the coding sequence ATGAAAACAAATGACCTAATCCTCCAAACCGTTACTAAGGTTGCAGCTTTTGTCATTATTCTGTTTTCCCTTTCTATCTTTTTAGGCGGCCACTACTCGCCAGGCGGCGGCTTTGTCGGAGGACTAATGACTTCCTCTGCTATCATCTTGCTGTTGCTCGCTTATGACCTAAAAACCGTTGCGGGAATACTACCTGTTGACTATAAACTGTTTATCGCAAGCGGGCTGCTCCTTTCTGCACTAACTGCATCAGGCGCTCTGCTGTTCGGTGTACCACTGATGACCCATGTATATACGTATGTTAACCTCCCGCTACTCGGACATATTTCACTGCATACAGCTGTCCTGTTTGACCTCGGTGTCTACCTTGTGGTTGTTGGCGTAACGATGACGATTATCCAAACGATTGGAGAGAGTGAATAA
- a CDS encoding Na(+)/H(+) antiporter subunit C: protein MEILMAIVIGILFTCATYLMLSKSILRIIIGTGLLSHGAHLLILTMGGLKRGAVPILTDKIQDYVDPLPQALILTAIVISFGVTAFFLVLAYRTYQEIGTDDMDQLRGTKHNE, encoded by the coding sequence ATGGAAATTTTAATGGCCATTGTCATTGGCATCCTTTTTACGTGTGCAACGTATCTCATGCTCTCTAAAAGTATTCTTCGGATCATAATTGGGACAGGGCTGCTGAGTCATGGCGCACATTTATTAATTCTAACGATGGGTGGACTTAAACGCGGCGCAGTCCCCATCCTAACCGATAAGATTCAAGACTATGTAGATCCACTTCCCCAAGCTCTTATCTTAACAGCTATCGTTATCAGCTTTGGGGTTACGGCTTTTTTCTTGGTACTGGCATATAGAACCTATCAAGAGATTGGTACCGATGATATGGATCAATTGAGAGGGACGAAGCATAATGAATAA
- a CDS encoding Na+/H+ antiporter subunit D, which yields MNNLAILPVLLPLLTGIFLLFFTKSIITQRILSLLSSIIGIGIAGILVSNVSAHGIIALAVGSWEAPFGIAIVADMLASLLVLTTTIIVCAVLIYSFYSIGEAREKFYYYSMVQFLLVGINGAFLTGDLFNLFVFFEVMLMASYVLLALGGTKVQLRETIKYLLVNVIASALFVITVAYLYSVTGTLNMADLSRKIAEIGQPGIITVIAVSFLIVFGMKGAIFPLFYWLPGSYAAPPIPVIALFGALLTKVGIYSIFRTYTLLFYHDQGYTHTLLGILGILTIIIGIIGAVGYWDLKKIIIYNIIIAIGVITFGISLMNEQALIGTVFYIMHDMIIKAALFLLIGIMIKLTGTNNLREISGLIRTYPVLGWSFFIAAISLAGIPPFSGFAGKLLILQGAAAESAYLGMAVVLLSSLFVLYSVMKIFINGFWGEAKEYPKKEIPYKKLLFPAVLLVAISISYGLGTELVYPFISQAAETLLHPDIYLDAVLKE from the coding sequence ATGAATAACCTTGCTATATTGCCTGTGCTGCTGCCGCTGCTCACAGGAATTTTCTTACTGTTCTTTACCAAATCAATTATTACTCAACGAATTCTCTCGCTGCTCTCTTCCATAATTGGCATTGGAATTGCAGGTATCTTAGTTTCCAATGTTTCTGCCCACGGAATCATAGCCTTAGCTGTTGGCAGCTGGGAAGCACCATTTGGCATTGCCATCGTCGCCGATATGCTTGCAAGCTTACTTGTACTGACCACCACTATCATCGTCTGTGCGGTATTGATTTATTCGTTTTATTCGATTGGGGAAGCACGTGAGAAATTCTACTACTACTCAATGGTTCAGTTTTTACTAGTCGGAATAAACGGAGCATTTTTAACAGGGGATTTATTTAACCTCTTCGTCTTTTTTGAAGTTATGTTGATGGCTTCCTACGTATTACTTGCTCTCGGTGGAACAAAAGTTCAACTCCGCGAGACCATTAAGTACTTATTGGTGAACGTCATTGCCTCTGCGCTCTTTGTCATTACCGTTGCCTATCTATATTCCGTCACAGGAACTCTGAACATGGCCGACTTAAGCAGAAAAATCGCAGAAATTGGACAACCGGGCATTATCACCGTCATTGCTGTTTCCTTTCTCATCGTATTTGGGATGAAAGGGGCGATTTTTCCGCTCTTTTATTGGCTGCCCGGCTCATATGCCGCCCCGCCGATTCCAGTAATTGCTTTGTTCGGTGCACTTCTAACAAAGGTTGGAATTTACTCGATTTTTCGCACGTACACACTGTTGTTTTATCATGATCAAGGCTATACCCATACCTTACTAGGTATACTTGGCATCCTAACCATCATTATTGGGATCATAGGTGCGGTCGGCTATTGGGATTTAAAGAAAATTATTATTTATAACATCATCATTGCCATTGGCGTGATTACGTTTGGGATTTCACTAATGAATGAACAAGCTCTAATCGGAACAGTATTTTATATCATGCACGATATGATTATCAAAGCCGCATTGTTTTTACTAATTGGAATTATGATTAAACTAACTGGAACGAATAATTTACGTGAAATCAGCGGTCTGATCCGTACATACCCTGTACTCGGCTGGAGCTTCTTTATTGCAGCCATCTCACTAGCTGGGATTCCGCCTTTCAGCGGCTTTGCCGGAAAATTATTAATTCTCCAAGGAGCAGCTGCTGAGTCTGCATATCTCGGAATGGCCGTCGTTCTTCTGTCCAGTCTGTTCGTGCTCTATTCGGTCATGAAGATCTTTATCAATGGCTTTTGGGGTGAAGCAAAAGAATATCCGAAGAAAGAAATTCCTTATAAAAAGCTGCTATTTCCAGCCGTTTTACTTGTTGCCATTTCCATCAGCTATGGCCTAGGTACAGAACTTGTGTATCCATTTATCTCACAGGCAGCCGAAACCCTGCTTCATCCAGATATCTATCTTGATGCGGTATTAAAGGAGTAA
- a CDS encoding Na+/H+ antiporter subunit E, with the protein MSFQILLNILLAFTWMFLKNEYSGNTFIIGYILGLLILIVFRHFFNERFYMLRVYAVMKLVLLFFKELLLSNIAVLKVILKPRLTITPGIFALETKLTKDWEITILANLITLTPGTLVVNVSADNKTLYIHAMDLADKQEAIDNIKNTFEKAIMEVSR; encoded by the coding sequence ATGTCTTTTCAAATCTTGTTAAATATATTACTCGCATTCACTTGGATGTTTTTAAAAAATGAGTACAGCGGAAACACCTTTATCATTGGGTACATACTCGGACTGCTCATTTTAATCGTCTTCCGTCATTTTTTCAACGAACGATTCTACATGCTGCGTGTTTATGCAGTCATGAAGCTCGTTCTCCTGTTCTTTAAGGAACTCCTTCTTTCTAATATTGCCGTACTCAAGGTTATTTTAAAACCACGGCTTACCATTACACCTGGGATTTTCGCATTAGAAACGAAGCTGACCAAAGACTGGGAAATTACAATACTAGCCAATTTAATTACACTTACGCCAGGAACGCTGGTCGTCAACGTCTCAGCTGATAATAAAACTCTCTACATCCATGCCATGGATCTAGCTGATAAACAAGAAGCAATCGACAACATTAAGAATACGTTTGAAAAAGCGATAATGGAGGTGAGCCGATAA
- a CDS encoding Na(+)/H(+) antiporter subunit F1 translates to MFSIIIQIALICISLSMLGLVYRLIKGPSTPDRVVALDAIGINLIALIALLSISLDTSAYLEAILLLAIVSFIGTTAFSKFLEKEDIIEHDRNH, encoded by the coding sequence ATGTTTTCTATAATCATTCAGATAGCCCTCATCTGCATCTCATTATCTATGCTAGGACTGGTATATCGGCTTATTAAAGGACCTTCAACCCCTGACCGGGTTGTTGCACTCGACGCCATAGGCATAAACCTTATAGCACTGATTGCACTGCTTTCCATAAGCTTGGACACAAGTGCCTACCTAGAAGCCATCCTCCTTCTAGCAATTGTTTCCTTTATCGGAACAACCGCCTTTTCCAAATTCCTAGAGAAGGAGGATATCATCGAACATGATCGAAACCATTAA
- the mnhG gene encoding monovalent cation/H(+) antiporter subunit G — MIETIKFIAGILILLGAFLFLASTFGVIRLPDVYTRNHAASKSTTLGVISILIGTCIYFYAQHGHFNSRLILAIFFILLTAPVAGHLISRAAYNTNVKLWKNSGEDDLEKARMAKEKE, encoded by the coding sequence ATGATCGAAACCATTAAATTCATAGCAGGCATCCTAATCCTATTAGGTGCCTTCCTATTTCTAGCATCTACATTCGGCGTCATCCGGCTTCCGGACGTCTATACCCGAAACCATGCCGCCTCAAAAAGCACCACCCTAGGCGTCATCTCAATCCTCATTGGAACATGTATCTATTTTTACGCACAACACGGACACTTCAATTCAAGATTGATCCTAGCCATATTCTTCATTCTTCTAACCGCACCCGTAGCTGGCCACCTAATCAGCCGCGCTGCCTATAACACAAACGTCAAACTCTGGAAAAACAGCGGTGAAGATGATTTAGAAAAAGCGAGGATGGCGAAAGAAAAAGAGTAA